The Methylomonas montana genome has a window encoding:
- a CDS encoding anhydro-N-acetylmuramic acid kinase codes for MSELYIGLMSGTSVDGIDAGLVDFSHGKIRLVGFHYQAFPTELRQQIHNISQADQPILLKDYGTLDSRLGQLFAEATLKLLDDAQIPTSAIQAIGSHGQTVYHAPETASGFSLQIGDPNRIAEMTGITTVADFRRRDIAVGGQGAPLVPAFHQAIFADPSQTRTIVNIGGIANITILDDKPVIGFDTGPGNGLMDWWCQQHCKQAYDRNGDWAASGRRLPTLLGALKDDAYFRLTPPKSTGKEYFSSAWLQQKLSLFNDLKPEDIQATLCQLTADTIADAIRQYAPNTLQTLICGGGAHNSRLMSLLRENLKMPVMSTAEQGIDPDHVEAIAFAWLARQTLNNKPGNLCSVTGANTPVVLGGIYPGKTI; via the coding sequence GTGTCCGAGCTTTATATAGGCCTAATGTCAGGGACCAGCGTCGATGGTATCGACGCTGGCCTCGTCGATTTTAGCCACGGCAAAATTCGTCTGGTCGGCTTCCACTATCAAGCTTTTCCCACCGAACTTAGGCAACAAATCCATAATATCAGCCAAGCAGATCAACCGATTCTGTTAAAGGATTACGGCACGCTGGACAGCCGACTTGGCCAGCTATTTGCCGAAGCTACCTTAAAGTTACTCGATGACGCTCAAATTCCGACTTCGGCAATCCAAGCCATCGGCAGCCACGGTCAGACCGTCTATCACGCGCCGGAAACAGCCAGTGGCTTTTCCCTGCAAATCGGCGATCCAAATCGCATCGCCGAAATGACCGGCATCACCACTGTCGCCGATTTCCGCCGCCGCGACATCGCCGTCGGCGGCCAAGGCGCGCCATTAGTACCGGCTTTTCATCAAGCCATCTTTGCCGACCCATCGCAAACCAGGACAATCGTCAATATCGGCGGTATCGCCAACATCACGATATTGGACGACAAACCAGTCATCGGCTTCGACACTGGCCCCGGCAACGGCTTAATGGACTGGTGGTGCCAGCAGCATTGCAAGCAAGCTTACGACCGGAACGGCGACTGGGCGGCAAGCGGCCGCCGCCTCCCGACTTTACTCGGCGCCTTAAAAGACGATGCCTATTTTCGCTTAACGCCACCGAAAAGTACCGGCAAGGAGTATTTTTCATCCGCTTGGCTGCAACAAAAACTTAGCTTATTCAACGATCTTAAACCCGAAGACATTCAAGCCACACTCTGTCAGCTCACTGCCGACACCATTGCAGACGCGATTCGTCAATACGCCCCCAATACCTTACAAACGCTAATCTGCGGGGGCGGCGCGCATAACAGCCGATTGATGAGTCTTTTGCGGGAAAATCTGAAAATGCCGGTTATGTCGACAGCCGAACAAGGAATCGACCCCGATCATGTCGAAGCGATTGCGTTTGCCTGGCTGGCGCGGCAAACACTCAACAACAAGCCGGGTAATTTGTGTAGCGTCACGGGCGCCAATACGCCCGTGGTTTTAGGTGGAATTTATCCGGGCAAAACGATTTAA
- a CDS encoding c-type cytochrome, producing the protein MGYRWLLLGLLSTGAFADQPNPQRQQELLNMLKHDCGSCHGLPPKGGLGPSLMPEALADKSDALLLDAIQNGRAGTAMPPWKTFLSVDETGWLIQQLRKR; encoded by the coding sequence ATGGGCTATCGCTGGCTGTTGCTCGGCTTGCTTTCTACCGGCGCCTTTGCGGACCAACCCAATCCGCAAAGGCAGCAGGAATTGCTGAATATGCTCAAGCATGACTGCGGCTCCTGCCACGGCCTGCCGCCGAAAGGCGGTTTGGGGCCGTCGCTGATGCCGGAAGCATTGGCCGATAAAAGCGATGCGTTGTTGCTCGATGCTATCCAAAACGGCCGAGCCGGCACCGCTATGCCGCCCTGGAAGACTTTTTTGAGTGTCGATGAAACTGGCTGGTTGATTCAGCAACTAAGAAAGCGTTGA
- a CDS encoding Lrp/AsnC family transcriptional regulator, with amino-acid sequence MLAPLHKRLLNDYQQDFPLSPTPYRDIAEQLGVSEEEVLDAFYELSEQQMISRIGPVIAPNSIGSSALVAMAVPEADLARVAELVNAYPEVNHNYERENRFNLWFVAVADDEGHLYSVIADIEAKTGYKTMLLPMLADYFINLGFELNLHD; translated from the coding sequence ATGCTGGCACCCTTGCACAAACGCCTGCTCAACGACTATCAGCAGGATTTTCCGCTGAGTCCGACCCCTTACCGCGACATCGCCGAGCAACTCGGCGTCAGCGAGGAGGAAGTGTTGGATGCCTTTTATGAGCTGTCCGAGCAGCAAATGATCAGCCGCATCGGTCCGGTCATCGCGCCCAACAGCATAGGTAGCAGCGCGCTGGTGGCAATGGCGGTGCCGGAAGCTGATTTGGCGCGGGTTGCCGAACTGGTCAACGCTTATCCGGAAGTCAATCATAACTATGAGCGCGAGAACCGTTTCAATCTGTGGTTTGTGGCGGTGGCCGACGATGAAGGCCATCTGTACAGCGTGATTGCCGACATCGAAGCCAAGACCGGTTACAAAACCATGTTATTGCCGATGCTGGCCGATTATTTCATCAATTTGGGTTTTGAATTGAATCTGCATGATTGA
- a CDS encoding peptidoglycan DD-metalloendopeptidase family protein translates to MKNRILKSVLLGTYTVVAASASYGLIPHNGFEDARILEQDRLISSKINQYTKYVEPPEVQHLDITEELEHTVKSGENLSSIFSALNLSREDLHKIVHANATGKQFADVEPGQDVVATLNASGELEQLTYSKNPFETLIATRHDDDFDVELLSKKVDYQIANAKGSIDSSLFEDGKEAGLPEKLILKLADIFAWDIDFALNLRDGDQFTVVYEKLFVDGREFDTGEILSVEFVNQGKTYTAVRFEDNQGNTGYYTPDGNGLRKAFLQTPMDFAKISSHFDLHRKHPILNTIRAHKGVDYSAAIGTPVKTTGDGKIVFRGVKNGYGNVVEIEHGQKYSTLYAHLSGFKSGQKLGSAIKQGDVIGYVGKTGLATGPHLHYEFRIGGEHVNPVTAKIPRSMPMDKALLAKFKAQTQPLMVQLKQAKGEALVAQN, encoded by the coding sequence GTGAAGAACAGAATACTCAAGTCGGTGCTGTTAGGCACCTACACCGTTGTTGCCGCCAGCGCAAGTTACGGATTGATACCGCATAATGGTTTTGAAGATGCAAGGATTTTGGAACAAGACAGACTGATCTCATCCAAGATCAATCAATACACCAAATACGTAGAACCGCCCGAAGTACAACACCTCGATATAACCGAGGAACTGGAACACACCGTCAAATCCGGCGAGAACCTCTCCAGCATTTTTTCCGCACTAAATCTGAGCCGGGAAGATTTGCATAAAATCGTCCACGCCAACGCTACCGGCAAACAATTCGCCGACGTCGAACCAGGCCAGGACGTCGTCGCTACGCTCAACGCTTCGGGCGAACTGGAACAGCTGACTTACAGCAAAAATCCGTTCGAAACATTGATTGCTACGCGGCACGACGACGATTTCGACGTAGAACTACTCAGTAAAAAAGTCGATTACCAAATTGCCAACGCCAAAGGCTCTATCGATTCTTCACTGTTCGAAGATGGCAAGGAAGCTGGCCTGCCGGAAAAATTGATCCTGAAACTGGCCGACATCTTTGCCTGGGATATCGACTTTGCACTTAATTTGAGAGACGGCGATCAATTCACTGTCGTCTACGAAAAACTGTTCGTCGACGGCAGAGAATTCGACACCGGCGAAATCCTCTCGGTCGAATTCGTCAACCAAGGCAAAACCTATACCGCCGTGCGCTTTGAGGACAATCAAGGTAACACCGGCTATTACACCCCAGACGGCAACGGCCTGCGCAAAGCCTTCCTGCAAACGCCGATGGACTTCGCCAAAATCAGCTCGCATTTTGATTTACATCGCAAACATCCGATTCTGAATACCATCCGCGCTCACAAAGGCGTCGATTATTCGGCTGCTATCGGCACGCCGGTTAAAACGACCGGCGACGGTAAAATTGTGTTTCGCGGCGTGAAAAACGGTTACGGCAATGTCGTGGAAATCGAACACGGTCAAAAATACTCTACCCTTTACGCCCACTTGTCCGGCTTCAAATCCGGTCAAAAACTCGGCAGCGCCATTAAACAAGGCGACGTGATCGGCTATGTCGGCAAAACCGGCCTGGCGACCGGCCCGCATCTGCATTATGAATTCAGAATCGGCGGTGAGCACGTCAACCCGGTTACCGCCAAAATACCGCGTTCCATGCCGATGGACAAAGCTTTGTTGGCCAAATTCAAGGCACAAACTCAGCCTTTGATGGTGCAGCTCAAACAAGCCAAGGGCGAAGCGTTGGTTGCCCAAAACTAA
- the tyrS gene encoding tyrosine--tRNA ligase: MQETLAQLRYGADEILLESDLIKKLEENRPLTIKAGFDPTAPDLHLGHTVLINKLKQFQDAGHNVQFLIGDFTAMIGDPTGKNVTRKPLSREEVAENAKTYQAQVFKILDPDKTEIKFNSSWMGVMTSAELIQLAARNTVARMLERDDFSKRYKGGQPIAIHEFLYPLIQGYDSVVMKADVELGGTDQKFNLLMGRQLQEVYGQKPQVVLTMPILEGLDGVQKMSKSLNNYIGIADLPDDMFGKIMSISDELMWRYFKLLSFKSMTEIENWRIACESGENPRNYKVALAQEVVARFHGLEVAKSALENFEARFQRGALPDEMEDVQINVGSEGMPIANLLKSAGLVESTSEALRLIKQGAVKIDSEKLENQKAIISAPSKHVYQVGKRKFARIELMLDLV; this comes from the coding sequence TTGCAAGAAACCTTGGCTCAGTTGCGTTATGGCGCTGATGAAATTTTGCTGGAATCGGATTTGATTAAAAAGTTGGAAGAAAATCGGCCGTTGACGATCAAGGCTGGATTTGATCCCACCGCGCCGGATTTGCATCTAGGGCATACGGTACTGATTAATAAGTTAAAGCAATTCCAGGATGCCGGACACAATGTGCAATTCCTGATCGGCGATTTCACGGCGATGATTGGTGATCCCACCGGTAAGAATGTGACGCGCAAACCTTTAAGCCGTGAAGAGGTGGCGGAAAATGCCAAAACCTATCAGGCGCAGGTGTTCAAGATTCTCGATCCCGATAAAACCGAGATTAAATTTAATTCCAGTTGGATGGGCGTCATGACGAGCGCCGAATTGATTCAGTTGGCGGCGAGAAATACCGTGGCAAGAATGTTGGAGCGTGACGACTTCAGTAAACGCTACAAGGGCGGTCAGCCTATCGCGATTCACGAATTCCTGTACCCATTAATACAAGGCTATGACTCGGTTGTGATGAAAGCCGATGTCGAGTTGGGCGGTACCGATCAAAAATTCAATTTATTGATGGGTAGGCAGTTGCAGGAAGTTTATGGGCAAAAACCGCAAGTCGTTTTGACGATGCCTATTTTGGAAGGTCTTGACGGTGTGCAGAAGATGTCCAAATCGCTGAACAACTATATAGGTATTGCCGATTTGCCTGATGACATGTTTGGCAAGATTATGTCGATTTCCGACGAGTTGATGTGGCGGTATTTCAAGCTATTGAGCTTTAAGTCAATGACTGAGATAGAGAATTGGCGGATTGCTTGCGAGAGTGGCGAAAATCCGAGAAATTACAAAGTGGCGCTCGCTCAGGAAGTCGTGGCCAGATTCCACGGTCTTGAGGTGGCTAAATCGGCATTAGAGAATTTTGAAGCACGCTTTCAGCGCGGAGCGCTGCCGGATGAAATGGAAGATGTTCAAATAAATGTCGGAAGCGAAGGTATGCCTATTGCCAACCTGTTAAAGAGTGCGGGTCTGGTCGAAAGCACATCCGAGGCGCTGCGGTTGATTAAGCAGGGCGCGGTAAAGATCGATAGTGAAAAGTTGGAGAATCAGAAGGCTATCATTTCAGCGCCAAGCAAGCATGTTTATCAAGTAGGCAAGCGCAAGTTCGCGCGGATAGAATTAATGCTTGACTTGGTGTGA
- the nirJ gene encoding heme d1 biosynthesis radical SAM protein NirJ, giving the protein MFRLSQYMRELLHPTPIKPARKPSGPVVIWNLIRRCNLTCKHCYTTSADINFPGELSTPEIYTVMDDLKAFKVPVLILSGGEPLLHPDIFPISQRARDMGFYVALSSNGTLINQSNIEQIAAIDYQYIGVSLDGMREAHDKFRQKQGSFDASLAGIRLCRDHGIKAGVRFTLTQDNAHDFGAMLQLMDNEDIDKFYLSHLNYGGRGNRNRKDDAEFQLTRQVMDKLFEKSLSWEQQGLHREVVTGNNDADAVYFLHWIKRRFPEQAEHIQAKLEQWGGNASGVNVANIDNLGNVHPDTFWWHYGLGNVRKRPFSEIWQDVSDPLMAGLKASPRPLRGRCGTCHYQSICNGNTRVRAQQMTGDFWAEDPGCYLGDEEIAA; this is encoded by the coding sequence ATGTTTAGACTAAGCCAATATATGCGCGAGCTGTTGCATCCCACTCCAATAAAACCCGCGCGCAAACCGTCCGGGCCGGTGGTGATCTGGAATTTGATTCGCCGTTGCAACCTGACCTGCAAGCATTGCTACACCACCTCCGCCGACATCAACTTTCCGGGCGAATTGTCCACGCCGGAAATTTATACGGTGATGGATGATCTTAAGGCTTTCAAAGTGCCGGTGTTGATCCTGTCGGGCGGCGAGCCGTTGCTGCATCCCGACATTTTTCCGATCTCACAACGGGCCCGCGACATGGGCTTTTACGTGGCGCTGTCCAGTAATGGCACGCTGATCAACCAAAGCAATATCGAGCAGATTGCCGCGATTGACTATCAATATATCGGCGTCAGCCTGGACGGCATGCGCGAGGCGCACGACAAGTTTCGGCAGAAACAAGGTTCGTTCGACGCATCGCTGGCCGGCATCAGATTATGTCGCGACCATGGTATCAAGGCCGGCGTGCGATTTACCTTGACGCAGGATAATGCCCACGATTTCGGGGCGATGCTCCAATTGATGGACAACGAAGATATCGACAAATTCTATCTGTCGCATCTGAATTACGGCGGCCGTGGTAACAGAAACCGTAAGGACGATGCCGAGTTTCAATTGACCCGGCAGGTGATGGATAAATTATTTGAAAAATCCTTGAGCTGGGAGCAGCAAGGTCTGCATCGGGAAGTGGTGACCGGCAACAACGACGCCGACGCGGTGTATTTTCTGCATTGGATTAAACGTCGCTTCCCCGAGCAAGCAGAACATATCCAGGCCAAATTAGAGCAATGGGGCGGCAACGCCTCCGGCGTCAACGTTGCCAATATAGACAACCTCGGTAACGTCCACCCCGATACCTTCTGGTGGCATTACGGTTTGGGCAATGTCCGCAAACGGCCGTTTTCCGAGATTTGGCAGGATGTGTCCGATCCGTTGATGGCCGGTTTGAAAGCTTCGCCCCGGCCCTTGCGGGGGCGTTGCGGTACTTGCCATTATCAAAGTATTTGCAACGGCAACACCCGCGTCCGCGCTCAGCAAATGACCGGCGATTTCTGGGCCGAGGATCCTGGTTGCTATTTGGGCGACGAGGAGATTGCCGCATAG
- a CDS encoding Lrp/AsnC family transcriptional regulator: MDDIDKTIINCLQQGFPICASPYRQVAEQLGITETDLLNRLQAMLADGVLSRFGPMYHAEQMGGALTLAALKAPGARFDEVAEIVNAFPEVAHNYARNHALNMWFVLATEKPEQVQNVIAEIEKKTGLIVYNMPKISEYYVGLQLEA, from the coding sequence ATGGATGACATCGACAAAACCATCATCAATTGCCTGCAACAAGGCTTCCCGATCTGCGCGTCGCCGTATCGGCAAGTCGCCGAACAACTGGGCATCACGGAAACTGATTTGCTGAATCGATTGCAAGCAATGCTGGCTGACGGCGTGTTGTCCCGCTTTGGGCCGATGTATCACGCCGAGCAGATGGGCGGTGCCTTGACGCTGGCCGCGCTGAAAGCACCGGGGGCGCGTTTCGACGAAGTCGCCGAAATCGTCAACGCCTTCCCGGAAGTTGCCCACAATTACGCCCGCAATCATGCGTTGAACATGTGGTTCGTACTAGCCACCGAGAAGCCGGAACAGGTGCAAAACGTGATCGCCGAGATCGAAAAAAAAACCGGTTTGATCGTCTACAACATGCCGAAAATCAGCGAATATTACGTTGGTTTGCAGCTGGAGGCCTGA
- the erpA gene encoding iron-sulfur cluster insertion protein ErpA, which yields MADPIVFTDSAAQKVAGLIQEEGNDNLKLRVYISGGGCSGFQYGFTFDEEVNDDDTQIVKDGVTVLIDSMSIQYLSGAEIDYKEDLTGAQFVIRNPNATTTCGCGSSFSA from the coding sequence ATGGCCGATCCTATTGTGTTTACCGATAGTGCCGCGCAAAAAGTTGCGGGTTTGATTCAAGAAGAAGGTAACGATAATCTTAAACTTAGAGTCTATATCAGCGGTGGTGGCTGTTCAGGGTTTCAATACGGTTTTACCTTTGACGAAGAAGTGAACGACGACGATACTCAAATCGTTAAGGATGGCGTGACGGTGTTGATCGATTCGATGAGCATCCAGTATTTGAGTGGCGCCGAAATCGATTACAAGGAAGATTTAACCGGCGCGCAATTCGTGATTCGCAATCCTAACGCTACTACGACCTGCGGTTGCGGCTCGTCGTTCTCTGCTTAA
- a CDS encoding SixA phosphatase family protein, with translation MLITFLRHATAEEGSLSKTDADRSLIDKGEKQVKRLAAFCQANQLIPGTIYSSPLLRAQQTATILNERLPGCPAPQIVDWLGSDTSVSTLLSELSKLVEQGLDDVWLVGHEPDFSEIIARVLATAPYNIIVKKASLTRLDVDFSDVPTARLLWSVPNSLMRQK, from the coding sequence ATGCTTATTACCTTCCTGAGACACGCTACCGCCGAAGAAGGCAGCCTATCCAAAACCGATGCCGACCGCTCGTTAATCGACAAGGGCGAAAAGCAAGTGAAACGGTTAGCCGCCTTTTGCCAGGCCAATCAGTTGATTCCGGGGACGATTTATTCCAGCCCGCTACTACGCGCGCAACAAACCGCAACGATCCTGAACGAGCGATTACCCGGTTGCCCTGCGCCGCAAATAGTGGATTGGTTGGGCAGCGACACATCGGTGTCAACCCTGCTTTCCGAACTAAGCAAGCTAGTCGAACAAGGTCTGGACGACGTTTGGCTGGTAGGCCACGAACCGGATTTTTCCGAGATCATCGCCCGCGTATTAGCCACCGCTCCCTATAATATTATCGTCAAAAAAGCCTCCCTTACCCGCCTGGATGTCGACTTTTCCGATGTTCCCACGGCTAGATTGCTGTGGAGCGTACCAAACTCCCTGATGCGGCAAAAGTAA
- the ahbB gene encoding siroheme decarboxylase subunit beta, producing the protein MLLDAADRQIIQVTQAGLPLVAEPYQAVAEQLGLTAQEVMLRMVGMQQAGVIRRIAAVPNHYKLGYRYNGMTVWDVDDDHVDALGQRVAELPFVSHCYQRPRYLPEWPYNLFAMVHGKTEQDAERQIAVIADLLGEDARRHTVLYSSKILKKTGLRIAG; encoded by the coding sequence ATGCTGCTGGATGCTGCTGATAGGCAAATCATTCAGGTGACCCAGGCTGGCTTGCCATTGGTCGCGGAGCCTTACCAAGCCGTCGCCGAGCAACTGGGTTTGACCGCCCAGGAAGTGATGCTGCGCATGGTGGGCATGCAGCAGGCCGGCGTCATCCGCCGCATCGCCGCGGTGCCCAATCATTACAAGCTGGGCTACCGCTATAACGGCATGACGGTCTGGGATGTCGACGATGACCATGTCGACGCGCTGGGACAGCGCGTCGCAGAACTACCTTTCGTCAGCCATTGCTATCAACGGCCACGCTATCTGCCGGAGTGGCCTTACAATTTGTTTGCGATGGTGCATGGCAAGACTGAACAGGACGCTGAGCGGCAAATTGCCGTGATCGCCGATTTGCTGGGCGAGGACGCGCGCCGGCATACGGTGCTGTACAGTAGTAAAATTCTGAAAAAAACCGGTCTAAGGATCGCGGGGTAG
- a CDS encoding c-type cytochrome, producing MKMTPFIVTLLAGLFTAGSVQATSLYVGQYKAGAVCAQCHGIRMPSADAPFPPLGGRDPEYLKTAIKQYRDKTRKSDIMNAIAGSLTDAEINDIAAYYGSVKP from the coding sequence ATGAAGATGACTCCTTTTATCGTGACGCTGTTGGCGGGGCTGTTCACCGCCGGTAGCGTTCAGGCGACTAGTCTGTATGTCGGTCAATACAAGGCAGGCGCGGTATGCGCGCAATGTCACGGTATCCGGATGCCCAGCGCCGATGCGCCTTTCCCCCCCTTGGGCGGCCGCGATCCCGAGTATTTGAAAACCGCGATCAAGCAGTACCGCGACAAGACTCGGAAATCCGACATCATGAACGCGATTGCCGGTTCGCTGACCGATGCCGAAATCAACGACATCGCCGCGTATTACGGCAGCGTTAAACCTTAA
- the ahbB gene encoding siroheme decarboxylase subunit beta: MIDAIDYQLIAAVQAGLPIAARPYEVIGEKLAIAEQEVIERLARLKSQGLIKRWGVVVKHRALGYQANAMIVMNVPDERVGEIGALISLQPCVNLCYQRPRQGEVWPYSLYCMIHGKSREVVLEQWAELRHACQLTDYAYEVLFSRRCFKQRGAIYARNTAVREKSRAEHRQHSPVEFQNQSGFGLPAV, encoded by the coding sequence ATGATTGACGCCATCGATTATCAATTAATAGCCGCCGTGCAGGCTGGTTTGCCTATCGCCGCCCGGCCTTATGAGGTAATCGGGGAAAAATTGGCGATTGCCGAGCAAGAAGTCATCGAACGTCTGGCAAGGCTTAAATCCCAAGGTCTGATCAAGCGCTGGGGCGTGGTGGTCAAACACCGAGCGCTCGGCTATCAAGCCAACGCGATGATCGTGATGAATGTGCCTGACGAACGCGTCGGCGAAATCGGGGCACTGATCAGCCTACAGCCATGCGTGAATCTCTGCTATCAACGGCCACGCCAGGGCGAGGTCTGGCCTTACAGCCTGTATTGCATGATTCACGGCAAGAGCCGGGAAGTCGTGCTGGAGCAATGGGCCGAATTGCGTCATGCCTGCCAGTTGACCGATTATGCGTATGAAGTCTTGTTTAGCCGCCGCTGTTTCAAACAGCGGGGGGCGATTTATGCGCGCAACACAGCGGTCCGCGAGAAGAGTAGGGCTGAGCATCGTCAACATTCACCCGTCGAGTTTCAAAACCAGTCAGGATTCGGGTTGCCCGCCGTTTGA
- a CDS encoding cytochrome D1 domain-containing protein, whose protein sequence is MKLSYSRYLLIFLLSSALPSHAELRATGDLGVVIERETGSIQIVNTTKPASLSRIEGLGDLSHASVVFSRDQRYAYVFGRDGGLTKIDLLQDKIDKRIIQAGNSIGGAISQDGKVIAVSNYTPGGVKLFDAVTLEQLAEIPAGYGEDNKLSKVVGLVDAPGQRFVCSLFEANEIWLIDAKNPRQPIVKKFKDIGKQPYDALLTPDGHFYAAGLFGEKGLSLLDLWQPEKGVEHILEDYGKDDEQMPVYKMPHLEGWTVAGDWLLVPAVGLHEVLVIDTREWELVKRIPVAGQPVFVTSRPDGRQVWVNFAFPDNHTVQVIDLKDFNIVKTLQPGKAVLHMEFSPRGEAVWLAVRDEDRVMVYDTETFVETARLPAQKPSGIFFSDRANRIGW, encoded by the coding sequence ATGAAACTTTCTTATTCCCGGTATCTCCTGATTTTCCTGTTGTCGTCTGCGTTACCCAGTCATGCGGAACTTAGAGCTACCGGCGATCTCGGCGTAGTGATCGAACGCGAAACCGGCAGTATACAGATCGTCAATACCACGAAACCGGCGTCACTGAGCCGTATCGAAGGTTTGGGCGATTTATCCCACGCCTCGGTAGTCTTCTCCCGCGACCAGCGCTACGCCTATGTGTTCGGCCGCGACGGCGGTTTGACCAAGATCGATTTACTCCAAGATAAAATCGATAAACGCATCATCCAGGCTGGCAACAGCATCGGCGGGGCGATTTCTCAGGATGGCAAAGTTATTGCTGTTTCCAATTACACGCCCGGCGGGGTGAAGCTGTTCGACGCCGTGACGCTGGAACAACTGGCCGAAATCCCCGCCGGTTACGGCGAAGACAACAAATTATCCAAAGTGGTGGGTTTGGTCGATGCACCGGGCCAACGCTTCGTTTGCAGTTTGTTCGAAGCTAACGAAATTTGGTTGATCGACGCCAAGAATCCGCGTCAGCCCATCGTCAAGAAATTTAAAGACATCGGCAAGCAGCCTTACGATGCCTTGCTGACGCCGGACGGCCATTTCTACGCTGCCGGTTTGTTCGGCGAAAAAGGCTTGTCTTTGCTGGATTTGTGGCAGCCGGAGAAGGGTGTCGAACATATCCTGGAAGACTACGGCAAGGATGACGAGCAAATGCCGGTCTACAAAATGCCGCATCTGGAAGGCTGGACCGTAGCCGGCGATTGGCTGTTGGTGCCGGCTGTCGGTTTGCATGAAGTCTTGGTGATCGATACCCGCGAATGGGAGTTGGTCAAACGGATTCCGGTGGCCGGCCAGCCGGTGTTTGTCACCTCGCGGCCGGACGGGCGGCAGGTCTGGGTGAATTTTGCTTTCCCGGATAATCATACTGTGCAAGTCATCGACTTGAAAGACTTTAACATCGTCAAAACCCTGCAACCCGGTAAAGCCGTGCTGCACATGGAATTCAGTCCGCGCGGCGAAGCGGTGTGGCTGGCGGTGCGCGACGAGGACAGGGTGATGGTCTACGACACCGAGACCTTCGTCGAGACCGCTCGCCTACCGGCGCAAAAGCCCAGCGGCATATTCTTCAGCGACCGCGCGAACAGGATAGGCTGGTAA